One genomic region from Amycolatopsis sp. FBCC-B4732 encodes:
- a CDS encoding AI-2E family transporter, whose protein sequence is MVRISLTEFPANRFRIRRRGASTAATAARVRWHPLRGLAGRFTARGHVPPIPWPPEDTPGFGGSPLPRALVVLLGAAAGVVVLAGLRAVAWLAGPVFLAAVVVITLDPVRTWLRRKGLPRWLTVSVLVVTVYAVLLAFFLVLVVSAAQLSALLPQYTGRLNDLLRDGWEVLGRLGVGEQQLRDMLSGVDAGKLVGLAGSLLAGVGGLVTNLAFLFALLLFLSSESAWAGQRLGRIAHDRPWISAALRSFASGTRIYLVVTTVFGGLVAALDTVALALLGIPGAVLWGLLAFVTNYIPNVGFVIGVAPPAFIALLDGGWGDLLVVLVLYTGLNFVVQSLIQPRFVAGSVGLSTLVTVLALVFWTWLLGPLGAVLAVPATLLAKALLVDVDPRARWADALLSAPRRDQR, encoded by the coding sequence ATGGTGCGAATTTCGCTCACCGAATTCCCCGCGAACCGGTTCCGGATCCGGCGGCGGGGCGCAAGCACCGCCGCCACCGCCGCCCGGGTCCGGTGGCACCCGTTGCGCGGGCTCGCCGGCCGGTTCACCGCGCGCGGGCACGTCCCGCCGATCCCGTGGCCGCCGGAGGACACGCCCGGCTTCGGCGGCAGCCCGCTCCCCCGTGCGCTCGTCGTGCTGCTCGGGGCCGCGGCCGGGGTGGTGGTGCTGGCCGGGCTCCGCGCCGTCGCCTGGCTCGCCGGGCCGGTGTTCCTCGCCGCCGTCGTCGTGATCACCCTCGATCCGGTCCGGACCTGGTTGCGCCGCAAGGGCCTGCCGCGCTGGCTGACCGTCTCCGTGCTGGTGGTGACCGTCTACGCGGTCCTGCTCGCGTTCTTCCTCGTGCTCGTGGTGTCCGCGGCCCAGCTTTCGGCGCTGCTCCCCCAGTACACCGGGCGCCTGAACGACCTCCTGCGCGACGGCTGGGAAGTGCTCGGCCGGCTCGGGGTCGGCGAACAGCAGCTGCGGGACATGCTGTCCGGCGTGGACGCCGGGAAGCTGGTCGGCCTGGCCGGATCCCTGCTCGCCGGCGTCGGCGGCCTGGTGACGAACCTGGCGTTCCTGTTCGCCCTGCTGCTGTTCTTGAGCAGCGAATCGGCGTGGGCGGGGCAGCGGCTCGGCCGGATCGCGCACGACCGGCCGTGGATTTCCGCGGCGTTGCGGAGCTTCGCCTCCGGCACCCGGATCTACCTCGTCGTGACGACCGTGTTCGGCGGGCTGGTGGCCGCGCTCGACACCGTCGCCCTCGCCCTGCTCGGCATCCCCGGAGCCGTGCTGTGGGGCCTGCTCGCCTTCGTCACCAACTACATCCCCAACGTCGGGTTCGTGATCGGCGTGGCGCCGCCGGCGTTCATCGCGCTCCTCGACGGCGGCTGGGGCGACCTGCTCGTGGTGCTCGTCCTCTACACCGGGCTGAACTTCGTGGTGCAGTCGCTGATCCAGCCGCGGTTCGTGGCCGGCTCGGTCGGTCTGTCCACTTTGGTCACCGTGCTGGCGCTGGTGTTCTGGACCTGGCTGCTGGGTCCGCTCGGCGCGGTCCTCGCCGTGCCGGCCACCCTGCTGGCCAAGGCCTTGCTCGTGGACGTCGACCCGCGGGCCCGCTGGGCCGACGCGCTGCTCTCGGCACCGCGCCGGGACCAGCGCTGA
- a CDS encoding DUF6351 family protein produces the protein MANRALRSSIVVAVLTAPVLLLGTAAAVAAPGAPPGRQLTIETVSNPRPALVSGGQVLVKVVPPERPHAGRVDVSANGHDVTPEFRAQPDGSLLGLVSGLRDGTNDLTARTRGPGPDQRASLRVTNHPITGPVFSGAQQHPFYCETQAFGLPPAAQPLCSAPTQVSYQYKTTAGAFAPLADPSTRPADLATATVGGRAVPYVVRVERGTIDRAVYEIAALYAGAPSPVAPDAGWNGKLVYTFGGGCNAGYHQGSSTGGVVNDLFLAQGYAVASSSLNVLDNNCSPIISAEAAMMVKEHFVETYGPVAHTIGWGGSGGAIQQYDIAENYPGIVDGIIPGVSFPDPLTTGGPVSDCRLLEQYFAGPGASFTAAQKQAVAGFASYDTCVSWTQTFASRATATGSCNAAIPVAARWDPVTNPGGVKCNSNEQLVNQIGRDPKTGFVRSPLDTTGVQYGLGALQAGTITAAQFADLNATIGGLDHTGKPVPQRIAADPKALDAVYADDIVNSGSQGLRETPIIDQRTDLDLAGFGNDIHTTEWSYVMRQRLLRANGTAGNQVIIENHATAAEAAAASIYELNAMDRWLTAIDSDGSHRSRQQKVLANRPGDLGDGCYLSAASRITEKLTYPASGQCGLQYPVAANTRLVAGESLALDVLKCRLKPLDFRDYPVTFTAADRARLRATFPGGVCDYRRPGVGQRPPLGTWLSYGDERTGTTPPTKPR, from the coding sequence GTGGCGAACCGTGCTTTGCGCTCATCCATCGTGGTGGCGGTCCTGACCGCGCCGGTCCTCCTGCTGGGGACCGCGGCCGCGGTGGCCGCTCCCGGCGCCCCGCCCGGGCGGCAGCTGACGATCGAGACGGTGTCGAACCCGCGGCCCGCGCTCGTCAGCGGGGGACAGGTCCTGGTCAAGGTCGTGCCGCCGGAGCGGCCGCACGCCGGGCGGGTCGACGTCAGCGCCAACGGCCACGACGTCACCCCGGAGTTCCGCGCGCAGCCGGACGGCAGCCTGCTCGGCCTGGTCAGCGGCCTGCGCGACGGCACCAACGACCTGACCGCGAGGACGCGCGGCCCCGGCCCGGACCAGCGGGCGAGTCTGCGCGTCACCAACCACCCGATCACCGGGCCGGTCTTCTCCGGCGCGCAGCAGCACCCGTTCTACTGCGAGACCCAGGCGTTCGGCCTGCCCCCGGCGGCGCAGCCGCTCTGCAGCGCGCCGACCCAGGTCAGCTACCAGTACAAGACCACCGCCGGGGCGTTCGCGCCGCTGGCGGACCCGTCGACCCGGCCCGCGGACCTCGCGACGGCGACGGTCGGCGGGCGCGCGGTGCCGTACGTGGTCCGCGTCGAACGCGGCACGATCGACCGCGCCGTCTACGAGATCGCGGCGCTCTACGCCGGTGCGCCGTCGCCCGTCGCGCCGGACGCCGGCTGGAACGGGAAGCTGGTCTACACCTTCGGCGGCGGCTGCAACGCCGGCTACCACCAGGGCAGCTCGACCGGCGGGGTCGTCAACGACCTGTTCCTGGCGCAGGGGTACGCGGTCGCGTCGTCGAGCCTGAACGTGCTCGACAACAACTGCAGCCCGATCATCTCGGCCGAGGCGGCCATGATGGTCAAGGAGCACTTCGTCGAGACCTACGGCCCGGTCGCCCACACCATCGGCTGGGGCGGCTCGGGCGGGGCGATCCAGCAGTACGACATCGCGGAGAACTACCCCGGCATCGTCGACGGGATCATCCCCGGTGTCTCGTTCCCGGACCCGCTGACCACCGGCGGCCCGGTGTCGGACTGCCGCTTGCTGGAGCAGTACTTCGCCGGGCCGGGCGCGTCGTTCACCGCGGCGCAGAAGCAGGCCGTCGCGGGCTTCGCCAGCTACGACACCTGCGTGTCCTGGACCCAGACCTTCGCCAGCCGCGCCACCGCGACCGGCAGCTGCAACGCGGCCATCCCGGTCGCGGCGCGGTGGGATCCGGTGACGAACCCGGGCGGGGTGAAGTGCAACTCCAACGAGCAGCTGGTCAACCAGATCGGGCGCGACCCGAAGACCGGGTTCGTGCGCAGCCCGCTGGACACCACCGGCGTGCAGTACGGCTTGGGCGCGCTGCAGGCCGGCACGATCACCGCGGCGCAGTTCGCCGACCTCAACGCGACCATCGGCGGCCTCGACCACACCGGAAAGCCCGTGCCCCAGCGGATCGCGGCCGACCCGAAGGCGCTCGACGCGGTGTACGCCGACGACATCGTGAACTCCGGGTCGCAGGGTCTGCGGGAGACGCCGATCATCGACCAGCGGACCGACCTCGACCTGGCCGGGTTCGGCAACGACATCCACACCACCGAGTGGTCTTACGTGATGCGGCAACGGCTTCTGCGCGCCAACGGCACCGCGGGCAACCAGGTCATCATCGAAAACCACGCCACCGCCGCCGAAGCGGCAGCGGCGAGCATCTACGAGCTGAACGCGATGGACCGCTGGCTGACCGCGATCGACTCCGACGGTTCGCACCGGAGCCGCCAGCAGAAGGTGCTGGCGAACCGGCCGGGCGACCTCGGCGACGGGTGCTACCTCTCCGCGGCTTCGCGGATCACCGAGAAGCTGACGTACCCGGCGAGCGGCCAGTGCGGCCTGCAGTACCCGGTGGCGGCCAACACCCGGCTGGTCGCGGGGGAGAGCCTGGCCCTCGACGTGCTGAAGTGCCGGCTCAAGCCGCTGGACTTCCGCGACTACCCGGTCACCTTCACCGCGGCGGACCGCGCGCGGCTGCGTGCGACGTTCCCCGGCGGCGTGTGCGACTACCGTCGCCCGGGCGTCGGGCAGCGTCCCCCGCTCGGGACCTGGCTGAGCTACGGCGACGAACGGACCGGCACCACCCCGCCGACGAAGCCGCGGTGA
- a CDS encoding VOC family protein, giving the protein MPATGPDFISLQARDLDASQAFYEKYLGLVRSPAGPPHAVVFETKPIAFALRDIVPGTDLAAVEQPGIGAAIWLHATDVQAIHDALAADGHTIAAAPVDGPFGRTFTFADPDGYRITLHDRS; this is encoded by the coding sequence ATGCCCGCCACCGGACCCGACTTCATCTCCCTCCAAGCGCGCGACCTCGACGCGTCCCAGGCGTTCTACGAGAAGTACCTCGGCCTCGTCCGCTCACCCGCCGGACCGCCACACGCCGTCGTCTTCGAGACGAAGCCGATCGCCTTCGCGCTCCGCGACATCGTTCCCGGGACCGATCTCGCGGCCGTCGAGCAGCCCGGCATCGGAGCCGCGATCTGGCTGCACGCCACCGACGTCCAGGCCATCCACGACGCGCTCGCCGCCGACGGGCACACCATCGCCGCCGCGCCGGTCGACGGCCCCTTCGGCCGGACCTTCACCTTCGCCGACCCCGACGGCTACCGGATCACCCTCCACGACCGCTCGTGA
- a CDS encoding isocitrate lyase/phosphoenolpyruvate mutase family protein, producing the protein MTSTADKATLLQELHAAPELLLVVNVWDAITAKVVAETPGTKALATPSHGIAASRGYPDGEKIPRDEMIAEVALIVRTAGDLPVTADLEAGYGDPGGTVARAIEVGAVGANLEDQMKPLPEAVKAVEAAVAAASAAGVDFVLNARTDAFLKTDPETALTEAITRGRAYLDAGASNFFVPGKLDEDQVTRLVAELGERKVNLIGIPGSIPLARAQELGVSRVSYGPWSQNVALTALAKLAEDVYAGGGLPADTRKLN; encoded by the coding sequence ATGACCTCGACCGCCGACAAGGCCACCCTCCTGCAAGAGCTGCACGCCGCACCCGAACTGCTGCTCGTCGTCAACGTCTGGGACGCGATCACCGCCAAGGTCGTCGCCGAGACCCCCGGTACGAAGGCGCTCGCGACCCCCAGCCACGGCATCGCGGCCTCGCGCGGCTACCCGGACGGCGAAAAGATCCCGCGCGACGAAATGATCGCCGAGGTCGCCCTGATCGTCCGGACCGCGGGCGACCTGCCGGTCACCGCCGACCTCGAAGCGGGCTACGGCGACCCGGGCGGCACGGTGGCCAGGGCGATTGAGGTGGGCGCGGTCGGCGCCAACCTCGAAGACCAGATGAAGCCGCTGCCCGAAGCGGTGAAGGCCGTCGAAGCCGCCGTCGCGGCCGCGTCCGCCGCGGGCGTCGACTTCGTGCTCAACGCCCGCACCGACGCGTTCCTCAAGACCGACCCGGAGACGGCCCTGACCGAAGCGATCACCCGCGGCCGCGCCTACCTCGACGCGGGCGCGTCCAACTTCTTCGTCCCCGGCAAACTGGACGAGGACCAGGTGACCCGCCTGGTCGCCGAGCTCGGCGAGCGCAAGGTCAACCTCATCGGCATCCCGGGCTCGATCCCGCTGGCCCGGGCGCAGGAACTCGGCGTGTCCCGCGTGTCGTACGGCCCGTGGAGCCAGAACGTGGCGCTGACCGCGCTGGCGAAGCTGGCGGAGGACGTCTACGCGGGCGGCGGCCTGCCCGCCGACACCCGCAAGCTCAACTGA
- a CDS encoding 2,3-dihydroxyphenylpropionate 1,2-dioxygenase, whose protein sequence is MIGPDHFHGNFYDVMPPFVLGVEHAAGFGDFGSTEGPLPVAGPLAWSVHNGLTEASFDVSLSYSLTVDHGIVQTYEMLTGGTALPLVPLVVNTAAPPLPSLRRCVALGRALGAALRSAEFPGRVLVAASGGLSHWLPSNDPREVAGERRESLIHGRADVHAFAAAREPRVRAMGGDPGARVNAEWDNWFLERLSADDAESVAALGHEKLEDLAGSGGHEIRCWLIGQAAAGAPLAWTGYEPVPEWITGMGIGTTFPVG, encoded by the coding sequence GTGATCGGGCCCGACCACTTCCACGGCAACTTCTACGACGTGATGCCGCCGTTCGTCCTCGGCGTCGAGCACGCGGCCGGCTTCGGGGACTTCGGCAGCACCGAAGGCCCGCTGCCGGTGGCCGGCCCGCTCGCGTGGTCGGTCCACAACGGACTGACCGAGGCGAGCTTCGACGTTTCGCTGTCCTACTCGCTCACCGTCGACCACGGCATCGTGCAGACCTACGAGATGCTGACCGGCGGCACCGCGCTGCCGCTGGTCCCGCTGGTCGTCAACACCGCGGCGCCCCCGCTGCCGTCGCTGCGGCGGTGCGTCGCGCTGGGCCGGGCACTGGGCGCGGCGCTGCGTTCGGCGGAGTTCCCCGGCCGCGTCCTGGTGGCGGCGAGCGGCGGGCTGTCGCACTGGCTGCCGTCCAACGACCCGCGCGAGGTGGCGGGCGAGCGCCGCGAGTCCCTGATCCACGGCCGCGCGGACGTCCACGCCTTCGCGGCGGCCCGCGAACCCCGCGTCCGCGCCATGGGCGGCGACCCCGGCGCCCGGGTCAACGCGGAGTGGGACAACTGGTTCCTCGAGCGGCTGTCCGCGGACGACGCGGAGTCGGTGGCCGCGCTCGGCCACGAGAAGCTGGAGGACCTCGCGGGCAGCGGCGGCCACGAGATCCGCTGCTGGCTGATCGGCCAGGCCGCGGCCGGCGCCCCGCTGGCGTGGACCGGCTACGAGCCGGTGCCCGAGTGGATCACCGGGATGGGCATCGGCACGACGTTCCCGGTCGGCTGA
- a CDS encoding cupin domain-containing protein, whose protein sequence is MPWKWSGPITTIASGVLRPGDGTNLGAIGLGIHARLTGADTHGAYSLFEYVVPPGLGGPPTHVHSREDELFTCVQGRVEVELDGVRHVLGQGDSLLMPRGVPHVFRNPFDEETRIIAVVSPPGLENYYKELSELPPGRDMKLVAEVMTRYGLSLRK, encoded by the coding sequence TTGCCGTGGAAGTGGTCGGGCCCGATCACGACGATCGCGTCCGGCGTGCTCCGCCCCGGCGACGGGACGAACCTCGGCGCGATCGGGCTGGGCATCCACGCCCGGCTCACCGGCGCCGACACCCACGGCGCGTACTCGCTGTTCGAATACGTCGTGCCGCCGGGCCTCGGCGGCCCGCCGACCCACGTCCACAGCCGCGAGGACGAGCTGTTCACCTGCGTCCAGGGCCGCGTCGAGGTCGAGCTCGACGGCGTCCGGCACGTCCTCGGCCAGGGCGACTCGCTGCTGATGCCGCGCGGGGTGCCGCACGTGTTCCGCAACCCGTTCGACGAGGAGACCCGCATCATCGCGGTGGTGTCGCCGCCGGGGCTGGAGAACTACTACAAGGAGCTGTCCGAGCTGCCGCCCGGGCGCGACATGAAGCTGGTGGCGGAAGTGATGACCCGCTACGGCCTCAGCCTGCGGAAGTGA
- a CDS encoding DMT family transporter yields MLSSTRTGAAFAVAAMLCVQLGLAVSVGLFDRVGPEGAAWLRLAWAGVLLLVLVRPRPSAFRRATFLACCGLGVVTAGMTMLFMKAVALLPLGTASALEFLGPLTVAVTRGRGGKKLWPVLAAVGVLLLTEPWRGGADLLGVGYALASAVCWAAYILLTQRVGDEVAGVRGLAVSMPVAGIVATLVSGPGVFGQLTWDLLLAGLGLAVLLPVIPFSLEMLALRRLNASSFGTLMSLEPAIALTIGFLVLHQVPDAGAVAGVLFVVAAGVGAERSGAREPAVTTPA; encoded by the coding sequence GTGCTGTCCTCCACCCGTACCGGCGCGGCCTTCGCGGTCGCCGCCATGCTCTGCGTCCAGCTCGGCCTCGCCGTGTCCGTCGGCCTCTTCGACCGCGTCGGCCCCGAAGGCGCGGCCTGGCTCCGCCTCGCGTGGGCCGGGGTCCTGCTGCTGGTGCTGGTCCGGCCGCGGCCGTCGGCGTTCCGGCGCGCCACGTTCCTCGCCTGCTGCGGCCTCGGCGTGGTCACGGCCGGGATGACCATGCTCTTCATGAAGGCGGTCGCCCTGCTGCCGCTGGGCACGGCGAGCGCGCTGGAGTTCCTCGGGCCGCTCACGGTCGCCGTCACGCGCGGGCGCGGCGGCAAGAAGCTGTGGCCGGTCCTCGCCGCGGTCGGCGTGCTCCTGCTGACCGAACCGTGGCGGGGTGGCGCGGACCTGCTCGGCGTCGGCTACGCGCTCGCGTCCGCGGTGTGCTGGGCGGCCTACATCCTGCTGACACAACGGGTCGGCGACGAGGTGGCGGGCGTGCGCGGGCTCGCCGTGTCGATGCCGGTGGCGGGCATCGTGGCGACGCTGGTCTCCGGGCCGGGCGTGTTCGGGCAGCTGACCTGGGACCTGCTGCTGGCCGGCCTCGGGCTCGCCGTGCTGCTGCCGGTGATCCCCTTCAGCCTGGAGATGCTCGCCCTGCGGCGGCTGAACGCCTCGTCGTTCGGCACGCTGATGAGCCTGGAGCCGGCCATCGCGCTGACGATCGGGTTCCTCGTGCTGCACCAGGTCCCGGACGCCGGCGCGGTGGCCGGGGTCCTGTTCGTGGTCGCGGCCGGGGTCGGCGCCGAACGCAGCGGGGCGCGCGAGCCCGCGGTCACAACGCCGGCGTGA
- a CDS encoding LysR family transcriptional regulator, producing MDTRRLQFLLELSRHGSMRAVADVLGTTTSTVSQQIATLAKETGAPLLEPDGRRVRLTPGGRRLAEHAVTILAAVEAARAALDPGAEPAGTVRVAGFATAVRRSVLPAATALAAHHPRVELRISEYEPAEALTALLADDIDLALTYDYDLAPASTDPAITVSPLWTARWSLAVPAPDAAGVRSGDTVAVFEAFRDHDWIVNSRNTADEDVVRRLASMARFTPRVTHRADSLELVEDLITTGPAPAVGLLPAGRAVKAGVALLPLTGPEVRQRAFACTRRGREVWPPLALVLGLLAR from the coding sequence ATGGACACCCGCAGGCTGCAGTTCCTCCTCGAGCTGTCCCGCCACGGCTCGATGCGCGCCGTGGCGGATGTGCTCGGCACCACGACGTCCACGGTCTCGCAGCAGATCGCGACGCTGGCGAAGGAAACCGGCGCGCCACTGCTCGAACCGGACGGCCGCCGCGTCCGGCTGACCCCCGGGGGACGGCGGCTGGCCGAGCACGCGGTGACGATCCTCGCCGCGGTGGAGGCCGCCCGCGCCGCCCTCGACCCGGGCGCCGAACCGGCCGGCACCGTGCGCGTCGCCGGGTTCGCGACGGCGGTCCGGCGCTCCGTCCTGCCGGCGGCGACCGCGCTCGCCGCGCACCACCCGCGGGTCGAGCTGCGGATCAGCGAGTACGAGCCGGCCGAGGCCTTGACGGCGTTGCTGGCCGACGACATCGACCTCGCCCTCACCTACGACTACGACCTCGCCCCGGCGAGCACGGACCCCGCGATCACGGTGAGTCCACTGTGGACAGCGCGGTGGTCGCTCGCGGTCCCGGCGCCCGACGCGGCCGGTGTCCGGAGCGGGGACACGGTGGCGGTGTTCGAGGCGTTCCGCGACCACGACTGGATCGTCAACTCCCGCAACACCGCCGACGAGGACGTCGTCCGCAGGCTGGCGTCGATGGCCCGGTTCACCCCGCGCGTGACGCACCGCGCGGACAGCCTGGAACTGGTGGAGGACCTGATCACCACGGGCCCGGCCCCGGCGGTCGGCCTGCTGCCGGCCGGGCGCGCGGTGAAGGCCGGCGTCGCACTCCTCCCGCTGACCGGCCCGGAGGTGCGGCAGCGCGCGTTCGCGTGCACCCGCCGCGGCCGGGAGGTGTGGCCACCGCTGGCGCTGGTGCTGGGGCTGCTGGCCCGCTGA